The Flavobacterium faecale genome has a segment encoding these proteins:
- a CDS encoding arabinofuranosidase catalytic domain-containing protein yields MKSFILNILFLCTLSGYSQIANYNQFPTMKPQHILDEKLDNISFSFSMRVVESNYEGPLIRLRRTSDNTTQDFGWADNDIVDVAAIDAWRGISEVYVVIWYDQSGLGRNAVQTILNKQPRFYTDNPLIPYFQGDGNDDYLTVDTPNGIQDVTTAGNQGTVIATMRATNRNQHSFGVLTGSDRWSTHTNWGNGNLYFDPGICCNNIRFFDNRGGEAVWDIYTFVKTSTNVVARSTLVERFNGIHTTGRCSRTEDFAICWATGDGNSNYATTSFNELIMYNVDIAATQYQEIEENSKTFWGI; encoded by the coding sequence ATGAAAAGCTTTATTCTAAATATACTTTTTTTATGTACGTTATCTGGCTACAGTCAAATAGCAAACTACAACCAGTTTCCTACGATGAAACCTCAGCATATCCTTGATGAAAAATTAGATAATATTAGTTTTTCTTTTTCGATGAGAGTGGTCGAAAGTAATTATGAGGGACCATTGATTAGGCTGAGAAGAACTAGTGACAATACAACTCAAGATTTTGGTTGGGCAGATAATGATATTGTTGATGTTGCAGCTATTGATGCTTGGCGAGGTATAAGTGAAGTATATGTAGTGATTTGGTACGACCAAAGTGGATTAGGTAGAAATGCAGTACAGACGATATTAAACAAGCAACCTCGTTTTTATACTGACAATCCTTTAATACCATATTTTCAAGGAGATGGTAATGATGATTATTTAACAGTAGATACCCCTAATGGTATACAAGATGTAACTACTGCTGGTAATCAAGGTACTGTTATTGCAACAATGAGAGCAACAAATAGAAATCAACACTCTTTTGGTGTTTTAACAGGTAGTGATCGTTGGTCAACACATACCAACTGGGGAAACGGTAACCTATATTTTGATCCCGGTATTTGTTGTAATAATATTCGATTTTTTGATAATAGAGGAGGCGAAGCTGTTTGGGATATATATACGTTTGTTAAAACATCAACAAACGTGGTTGCACGTTCAACTTTAGTAGAACGCTTTAATGGAATACATACCACTGGAAGGTGTTCAAGAACTGAAGATTTCGCAATTTGTTGGGCAACTGGAGATGGAAATTCTAACTATGCAACTACCTCTTTTAATGAGTTGATTATGTATAATGTAGATATTGCAGCAACACAATATCAAGAAATTGAGGAGAATTCAAAAACTTTTTGGGGTATTTAA
- a CDS encoding gliding motility-associated C-terminal domain-containing protein, protein MKKSLFFFLSIITLLNVNAQTAFQNTGNVQIHPNGSVGFHTNLINDGVFDKNDGLVGFYSLDNYLVVAGKNEAIFKNVEIDVFDNLYLNTSMGITNDLLFITGKVVTPRNDTTISLDFLNHQLYVGEGDANHVDGYAKVINQGEFIFPIGDDNAFRPMILPNQVANSTYKGAYFREDPNSPSTFNSSFDTESRQKSIVKVNTREFWDLDGVKETAVKLTWNIDSGINALAYSVENLRVVGWSSSLGIWFDLGNVKVTGNLDEGTIESNSFIPDDYEIITIGSDASIVRGIFADSNRNYGISPNGDGVNDTFIIKGIEYTPNNTLQIYNRWGILVYSKSGYDNSWGGFSDGRSTISASVGLPEGTYFYVLEFQAEGLSKQGYIYLKR, encoded by the coding sequence ATGAAAAAATCACTGTTCTTCTTTTTGTCTATTATTACATTGCTTAATGTGAATGCTCAAACAGCCTTCCAAAATACCGGGAATGTACAAATACATCCCAATGGTTCGGTAGGTTTTCATACCAATTTAATAAATGATGGCGTTTTTGATAAAAACGACGGCTTAGTTGGTTTTTACAGCTTAGATAATTATTTAGTAGTGGCTGGTAAAAATGAAGCCATATTTAAAAATGTAGAAATTGATGTATTTGATAATTTGTATTTAAATACTTCAATGGGTATAACCAATGATTTACTCTTTATCACTGGGAAGGTCGTTACTCCAAGAAACGATACAACTATTTCATTAGATTTTTTGAACCATCAATTATATGTAGGCGAAGGTGATGCTAACCACGTAGATGGATATGCAAAGGTTATTAATCAAGGAGAGTTTATTTTTCCAATTGGTGATGACAATGCTTTTAGACCAATGATTCTGCCTAATCAAGTAGCCAATAGTACGTATAAAGGAGCCTATTTTCGAGAAGATCCAAACAGCCCTTCTACTTTTAATTCAAGTTTTGATACTGAAAGCAGACAAAAAAGTATTGTAAAGGTGAATACTCGCGAGTTTTGGGATTTAGACGGTGTAAAAGAAACTGCAGTAAAACTAACATGGAATATTGATAGTGGAATAAATGCTTTGGCCTATAGTGTAGAAAATTTAAGAGTGGTAGGTTGGAGCAGTAGCTTAGGGATTTGGTTCGATCTTGGAAATGTAAAAGTCACAGGTAATCTTGACGAAGGAACAATTGAATCCAACAGTTTTATCCCTGATGATTATGAAATAATTACCATAGGATCAGATGCCAGTATTGTACGTGGTATTTTTGCAGACAGCAATCGTAATTATGGAATTTCACCAAATGGAGACGGTGTAAACGATACTTTTATAATTAAAGGAATTGAGTATACTCCCAACAATACTTTGCAAATTTACAACAGATGGGGAATTTTAGTGTACTCAAAAAGTGGTTACGATAATTCTTGGGGAGGTTTCTCAGATGGTAGATCAACTATCAGCGCATCTGTAGGTTTACCAGAAGGAACTTATTTTTACGTTCTAGAATTTCAAGCTGAAGGTTTAAGTAAGCAAGGTTATATTTATCTAAAGAGATAA
- a CDS encoding SDR family NAD(P)-dependent oxidoreductase, which translates to MTHQEEIGDIIEINSAEIERCIAILSQLTNDTDLIFDIPKEQRTALIKAAGQFARPDRDELSRRKKDGAKAAKRKMEKRDRTARKETGIRSAREASVFMAPKLLAEAELANKETLELETPRQCYVCKTDFTKMHHFYDTMCVDCGDLNYAKRFQTANVKGQVAVITGSRLKIGYHITLMLLRGGATVIATTRFPVDSALRFAQEPDFIDWEHRLKIHGLDLRHIPSVEIFCNYIEQQYGRLDILINNAAQTVRRPSGFYSHLMQNENRLLTNLPTQAQTLLLDHQNCLDELKVLTSGASSNQNMPVTWHGPEPGIGLRASAQLSQIPYSFDKALVTTEVFPEGELDADLQQVDLRKTNSWRLKLGQIETTEMIEVQLVNSVAPFVLCNRLSELMKKDQTGQKHIINVSAMEGKFYRDFKEDRHPHTNMAKAALNMLTHTAAGTLAKDGIFMNAVDTGWVTDEDPAEMAKKKQIEQDFQPPLDIVDGAARVMDPLFDGINTGKHWSGKFLKDYFPISW; encoded by the coding sequence ATGACACACCAAGAAGAAATTGGAGATATAATCGAAATCAATTCAGCTGAAATAGAACGCTGTATTGCAATTCTCTCGCAACTTACCAACGATACCGACCTCATTTTTGATATTCCAAAAGAACAAAGAACAGCATTAATCAAAGCTGCAGGACAATTTGCTAGGCCTGATCGTGACGAGCTTTCACGCCGTAAAAAAGACGGTGCAAAGGCTGCCAAACGTAAAATGGAAAAGCGGGATCGAACGGCTCGAAAAGAAACGGGTATTAGGTCTGCACGTGAGGCTTCGGTATTTATGGCTCCCAAATTATTGGCTGAAGCAGAATTGGCCAACAAAGAAACTTTGGAACTTGAGACGCCTAGGCAATGCTATGTATGCAAAACTGATTTTACCAAAATGCACCATTTTTATGATACCATGTGTGTGGATTGCGGTGATCTTAATTATGCCAAACGTTTCCAAACCGCCAATGTCAAAGGACAAGTTGCAGTAATCACAGGTTCGCGGTTAAAAATTGGTTATCATATTACATTAATGCTTTTGCGAGGCGGTGCCACTGTAATTGCAACTACTCGCTTTCCTGTTGATTCGGCGTTGCGTTTTGCTCAAGAGCCTGATTTTATAGATTGGGAGCACCGCTTAAAAATTCATGGTTTGGATTTACGTCATATTCCTAGTGTGGAGATTTTTTGCAATTATATCGAACAACAATACGGCCGATTGGATATTTTGATCAATAACGCGGCACAAACCGTGCGCAGACCTTCTGGATTTTATTCCCATTTGATGCAGAACGAAAATCGACTCCTCACAAATTTACCTACGCAAGCACAAACCTTATTATTAGATCATCAAAATTGTTTAGACGAATTGAAAGTTTTGACCTCAGGAGCATCTTCTAACCAAAATATGCCGGTAACTTGGCATGGTCCTGAACCTGGAATAGGGTTGAGAGCTTCGGCACAGTTGTCTCAAATTCCGTATTCTTTTGATAAAGCTTTGGTGACCACCGAGGTTTTTCCAGAGGGAGAATTGGATGCCGATCTACAGCAAGTTGATTTACGAAAAACAAATAGCTGGCGTTTGAAATTGGGTCAAATTGAGACTACCGAAATGATTGAGGTACAGTTGGTGAACTCTGTTGCGCCATTTGTATTGTGCAATCGCTTGTCTGAATTGATGAAAAAAGACCAAACTGGACAAAAGCATATTATTAACGTCTCTGCAATGGAAGGCAAGTTTTATCGAGATTTTAAAGAAGATCGTCACCCACACACCAACATGGCAAAAGCAGCTTTGAACATGCTGACGCATACCGCTGCTGGAACTTTGGCAAAAGACGGAATCTTCATGAATGCAGTTGATACAGGTTGGGTCACTGATGAGGATCCTGCCGAAATGGCCAAAAAGAAACAAATTGAACAAGATTTTCAGCCACCTCTAGATATTGTTGATGGCGCAGCACGAGTTATGGATCCCTTGTTTGACGGAATCAATACTGGGAAGCATTGGTCTGGGAAGTTTTTAAAAGATTATTTCCCGATCTCATGGTAG
- a CDS encoding DUF6923 family protein, which translates to MITTLPTNARNILFGIISLVSVSTAAQTTSIPFNCDFNAYLFQYNDVYAIDLASGNSILVASDVTPGNINGAGYNAKDGYIWGFLSSPDKSIVRIGKNFQTDVFEIPEIASGNKYVGDVSPSGIYYLKAGGATYYTIDLDPASTNYTKYIGSGSLSESISCHDWAFNAADGQLYTVEQKTNILFRINPVDGVVTNLGVVPIIAGKNYTYGAVYFDLDGSFYISSNQTGTVYVIRSVQNLTSSSAISSNLFAFGPSSSSNDGARCPTAPVPQEICDNGIDDDGDGLIDCEDPSCSGFGNCAVVDESVSGGNDGGLESNGRLSELINQRNYNRVKTAYKFDKTTAKKVTKASKTAKTATGNTALRDFIPFQVINENSVIESTPTDLIAITNATEVYSVDYIRNNKTVASILALKTDNGVYEHTKFICDRLLGAQIISVSTMDIGEQPFIKTIIKNADGTIEYVLSIAVRETNAGVNYAVECHWNLDKYTTGVGYLNYQIWSNSIDDLYSLADEVVTLINAKKEISEYKVSSPPTVFVRKGTYSDGNLVMQVVNTNATTTVAFTSGKRTTETSTEESFNQTINLDGKYISELTVPVGNLFDVGFRIGDGIATPDDLFMSDGPWGVDAAAASTTVSNYQITANTEAFGTNVRKVERNLNLSATTSKYIAAYRALTPRFQPVDLSAYKGFHFKGKGTGLLEIVFVKNSISNWEEQYRTTVVLTNDYQDFSIPIAALTSTMVTPQTLNDVKTIVFKMTAADGQMTTKTMDLQTIQFSVGTTLEVAVNPAIAVKSAYVAPNPLTEQSTINFTSEVEEAVSIKVYNVLGKVVKSYEVAAKVGANQVTISKAGLGNGIYFCKLNSPTAKYNVIKMLVK; encoded by the coding sequence ATGATAACAACTCTACCTACTAATGCAAGAAACATACTCTTCGGAATTATTTCCTTAGTAAGTGTGTCCACAGCTGCTCAAACAACTTCTATTCCGTTCAACTGCGATTTTAATGCTTATCTATTTCAGTATAATGATGTTTACGCAATTGATTTAGCGTCTGGTAACTCAATTCTAGTAGCTTCAGATGTAACGCCAGGCAATATTAATGGTGCAGGTTACAATGCAAAAGACGGATATATTTGGGGTTTTCTTTCTTCTCCAGATAAATCGATTGTTCGGATTGGAAAAAACTTTCAAACGGATGTATTTGAGATTCCAGAAATCGCTTCAGGTAATAAATATGTTGGAGATGTAAGTCCTAGCGGTATATATTATCTAAAAGCAGGAGGAGCAACTTATTATACAATTGATTTGGATCCTGCCTCTACTAATTATACGAAATACATTGGATCTGGAAGTTTATCAGAATCTATCAGCTGTCACGATTGGGCTTTTAATGCTGCAGATGGGCAACTGTATACTGTAGAACAAAAAACAAATATATTATTTCGTATTAATCCTGTAGATGGTGTTGTTACAAACCTTGGTGTTGTGCCGATTATAGCCGGAAAAAATTATACTTACGGTGCTGTTTATTTCGATCTAGACGGAAGTTTTTATATTTCGTCCAATCAAACTGGTACTGTTTACGTTATCAGAAGTGTGCAAAACTTAACATCTAGCTCAGCAATTAGCTCTAATTTGTTTGCTTTTGGACCATCAAGCTCAAGTAATGATGGTGCCCGTTGTCCAACTGCTCCCGTACCGCAAGAAATTTGTGATAATGGTATCGATGATGACGGTGATGGTTTAATTGACTGCGAAGATCCTTCTTGTTCTGGATTCGGAAATTGTGCCGTAGTAGACGAAAGTGTATCCGGTGGAAACGACGGTGGTTTAGAAAGTAATGGTAGATTATCTGAGTTAATCAATCAACGTAATTACAACAGAGTAAAAACGGCTTATAAATTTGATAAGACAACTGCAAAAAAAGTTACCAAAGCCTCAAAAACAGCCAAAACTGCTACAGGAAACACTGCACTTAGAGACTTTATACCGTTTCAAGTTATAAATGAAAATTCGGTTATTGAATCAACTCCTACCGATTTGATTGCAATTACCAATGCCACAGAAGTGTATTCTGTAGATTATATTCGAAACAATAAAACGGTAGCTTCAATCTTGGCTTTGAAAACTGATAATGGGGTTTATGAGCATACAAAGTTTATTTGTGATCGTTTACTTGGCGCTCAAATTATATCCGTTTCAACAATGGATATTGGCGAACAACCTTTTATCAAAACGATTATTAAAAATGCAGATGGTACTATCGAATATGTTTTGAGCATCGCAGTGAGAGAAACCAATGCAGGTGTAAATTATGCTGTTGAATGTCATTGGAATCTTGACAAGTATACTACTGGGGTTGGTTACCTTAATTATCAAATCTGGAGCAACTCAATTGATGATTTGTACTCTCTAGCTGATGAAGTGGTTACTTTAATAAACGCTAAAAAAGAGATTTCAGAATATAAAGTATCTAGTCCTCCAACTGTTTTTGTTCGAAAAGGAACTTACAGCGATGGTAATTTAGTAATGCAGGTTGTAAATACAAACGCAACTACGACAGTAGCCTTTACCTCTGGAAAAAGAACTACTGAAACAAGCACTGAAGAATCATTCAACCAGACAATTAACTTGGATGGAAAATACATTAGTGAATTGACTGTTCCAGTTGGGAATTTGTTTGACGTAGGGTTTAGAATTGGTGACGGAATAGCAACCCCAGATGATTTGTTTATGTCTGATGGACCTTGGGGAGTTGATGCTGCCGCCGCAAGTACAACAGTGAGTAATTATCAAATTACCGCAAATACTGAAGCTTTTGGTACCAATGTTCGAAAAGTAGAAAGAAATCTAAACCTATCTGCTACTACAAGTAAGTACATAGCCGCTTATAGAGCGTTAACGCCAAGGTTTCAACCAGTTGATTTGTCTGCTTACAAAGGGTTTCATTTCAAAGGAAAAGGAACAGGATTATTAGAAATTGTATTTGTAAAAAATAGCATTTCAAATTGGGAAGAGCAATATAGAACAACAGTAGTGTTGACTAATGATTATCAGGATTTTAGTATTCCAATTGCAGCCTTAACGTCGACAATGGTAACACCGCAAACGTTGAACGATGTAAAAACAATAGTATTCAAAATGACTGCTGCAGATGGGCAAATGACAACCAAAACAATGGACTTACAAACCATACAGTTTTCTGTAGGTACAACGTTAGAAGTTGCTGTGAATCCAGCGATTGCTGTTAAATCAGCATACGTAGCTCCAAATCCTTTGACAGAGCAGTCAACGATTAATTTCACCTCAGAAGTAGAAGAAGCAGTATCTATTAAGGTTTACAATGTTTTGGGTAAAGTAGTGAAGAGTTATGAGGTGGCTGCAAAAGTAGGAGCCAACCAAGTAACAATCTCCAAAGCAGGTCTAGGTAACGGAATTTACTTTTGCAAGTTAAACAGTCCGACTGCTAAATATAATGTAATAAAAATGTTGGTTAAATAG
- a CDS encoding CDGSH iron-sulfur domain-containing protein — protein sequence MSKTKLTINNNGSIKIEGDFEIVDASGNVYGLEGRAALGLCRCGLSANKPFCDGSHRNSFEHESKAFDLPPMKTK from the coding sequence ATGAGCAAGACAAAATTGACAATCAACAACAATGGATCTATAAAAATCGAAGGAGATTTTGAAATCGTAGATGCATCAGGTAATGTATATGGGTTAGAAGGAAGAGCCGCTTTGGGACTTTGTCGTTGTGGACTATCAGCAAACAAACCGTTTTGTGATGGATCACACCGCAACAGTTTTGAGCACGAATCAAAAGCATTTGATTTACCTCCGATGAAAACTAAATAA
- a CDS encoding acyltransferase family protein, translating into MKSYFSEFKSFLHIDVNTDRIYGLDILRAVAIIFTVLLHGKYLIESEIYKYILYFVFDGVTIFFVLSGFLIGGILIKLLNTNIINKRLLLSFWIRRWLRTVPTYFLVLTIALALNYFFSPDFVLADKIIYYIFCQNIYTPHPSFFGEAWSLSVEEWFYILIPILIFTFLKLFTVSVNNSILLTSLLIITVTTFFRYYRYLNFSSTDLELWNSTFRYQVATRLDSLMYGISGAYIFQNFNYLWYKFKLHFLTIGLLLILSSKINLFPIKEFGIYNSVFSFSFTSIGILFLLPYFSSVKKGKGFIYKIISKISLISYSMYLIHYSIIRVWLLPLIKNLTTELNPYLIIILIYASYWLLTILFANILYKYFEIPTMNLRNKLTIDPQKT; encoded by the coding sequence ATGAAGAGCTACTTCTCAGAATTTAAATCTTTTCTTCATATAGATGTAAACACAGACAGAATATATGGCTTAGATATTCTAAGAGCAGTAGCAATAATCTTTACTGTTCTTCTGCACGGAAAGTATCTAATTGAAAGTGAAATTTATAAATATATACTTTATTTTGTTTTTGATGGAGTCACTATCTTTTTTGTCCTTAGTGGCTTTTTGATTGGTGGTATTTTAATCAAACTTTTAAATACTAACATAATAAATAAAAGGTTATTACTTTCATTTTGGATCAGAAGATGGCTTAGAACAGTCCCAACTTATTTTCTTGTTTTAACAATTGCATTAGCTTTAAATTATTTTTTCAGCCCTGATTTCGTTTTAGCTGATAAAATCATATATTATATATTTTGTCAGAACATTTACACTCCACATCCTTCATTCTTTGGTGAAGCTTGGAGTTTATCTGTTGAAGAATGGTTTTACATATTAATTCCAATACTAATTTTTACATTCTTAAAACTTTTTACAGTTTCTGTCAATAATTCGATATTATTAACTTCACTATTAATAATAACAGTTACAACATTTTTTAGATACTATAGATATTTAAACTTTAGCTCTACTGACTTAGAACTTTGGAATTCTACTTTTAGGTATCAAGTTGCAACCAGATTAGATAGTTTAATGTATGGTATAAGTGGTGCTTATATATTTCAAAATTTTAATTACTTATGGTATAAATTTAAACTACACTTCTTAACAATTGGATTATTATTAATACTATCATCTAAAATCAACTTGTTTCCTATTAAAGAATTTGGAATTTATAATTCTGTTTTTTCTTTTTCTTTTACATCTATTGGTATCCTATTTCTATTACCTTATTTCAGTTCGGTAAAAAAAGGAAAAGGTTTTATTTACAAAATCATCAGCAAAATTAGCTTAATTTCATACTCAATGTATCTTATACATTATAGCATCATTAGAGTTTGGCTCTTACCTCTCATAAAAAATCTAACTACAGAACTTAACCCTTACCTAATTATCATTTTAATCTATGCTTCATACTGGCTATTAACTATATTATTTGCAAATATTTTGTATAAGTACTTTGAAATACCAACCATGAATTTAAGAAATAAATTAACCATTGATCCACAAAAAACTTAG
- a CDS encoding ABC-F family ATP-binding cassette domain-containing protein, with product MNYLSVENISKSFGERVLFDNVSFGINKDQKIAFIAKNGSGKTTIMNIINGFDEPDTGQVILRKSIRMAFLSQDNNLQDELTIEESIFASDNESLKVIEAYEKALENPEDEDAYQKAFDGMDQHNAWDFETQYKQILFKLKLEDFKLKVKNLSGGQKKRLSLAIILINRPDLLILDEPTNHLDLEMIEWLESYFTKENITLFMVTHDRFFLERVCNEIIELDNGKIYQYKGNYSYYLEKKEERIASENASVDKAQNLFVKELEWMRRQPKARTTKSKSRQDDFYDIKEKAQSRRKENKVELEINMERMGSKIIELHKISKKFKDHVILDNFSFDFQRGERIGIIGKNGTGKSTFLNLLTGTLPLDSGRVVVGETIKIGYYTQSGINPKPGQRVIDIIKEYGEFIPLSKGRIISASQLLERFLFDAKKQYDYVEKLSGGELKRLYLCTVLIQNPNFLILDEPTNDLDIVTLNVLESFLLDYPGCLLVVSHDRYFMDKIVDHLFIFRGDGEVENFPGNYSDFRAYEDSAEVAQKEDNKAEKKEWKQKNPTGNLTFNEQKEFQKIEKEIKDLEEQKGKIELLFSEGKVAEADIEKKGNELQNLINKMEAKEERWFELSAKMEG from the coding sequence GTGAATTACTTATCTGTAGAAAATATTTCGAAATCCTTTGGTGAGCGCGTCTTGTTTGACAACGTATCTTTTGGAATCAACAAAGATCAAAAAATTGCTTTCATAGCCAAAAATGGTTCTGGAAAAACAACCATAATGAACATTATCAATGGTTTTGACGAGCCAGATACGGGACAGGTTATATTGAGAAAAAGTATTCGAATGGCGTTTTTGTCGCAAGATAATAACCTACAGGATGAGCTAACGATTGAAGAAAGCATTTTTGCATCAGATAACGAAAGCTTAAAAGTAATTGAGGCTTACGAAAAAGCATTGGAAAACCCAGAAGACGAAGATGCTTATCAAAAAGCTTTTGACGGAATGGACCAACACAATGCTTGGGATTTTGAGACGCAATACAAACAAATTTTGTTCAAATTGAAGTTAGAAGACTTCAAACTGAAAGTAAAAAACCTTTCGGGTGGACAAAAAAAGCGTTTGTCATTGGCCATAATTCTAATCAACAGACCTGATTTATTGATTCTTGATGAGCCAACCAATCATTTGGACTTAGAAATGATCGAATGGTTAGAAAGTTATTTCACCAAAGAAAATATTACGTTGTTCATGGTTACGCACGACCGTTTCTTCCTAGAGCGTGTGTGTAATGAGATTATCGAATTGGATAACGGAAAAATATACCAGTACAAAGGGAACTACTCCTACTACCTAGAGAAAAAAGAAGAGCGAATTGCCTCTGAAAACGCTAGTGTAGACAAAGCACAAAATCTTTTTGTAAAAGAATTAGAATGGATGCGTCGCCAACCAAAAGCGAGAACAACCAAATCTAAATCGCGTCAAGATGACTTTTATGACATTAAAGAGAAAGCGCAAAGCCGTAGAAAAGAGAACAAAGTAGAACTCGAAATCAACATGGAGCGCATGGGTAGCAAGATCATCGAGCTACACAAAATATCAAAAAAATTCAAGGATCACGTTATTCTAGACAATTTTTCGTTTGATTTTCAGCGAGGAGAACGTATTGGAATTATCGGTAAAAACGGAACTGGAAAATCAACTTTCTTGAACTTACTTACCGGTACTTTACCACTTGACAGCGGAAGAGTTGTAGTGGGTGAAACCATCAAAATAGGATACTACACCCAAAGCGGAATCAATCCGAAACCGGGTCAGCGTGTGATTGACATTATAAAAGAATACGGAGAATTTATTCCGCTTTCAAAAGGTAGAATTATTTCGGCTTCCCAATTGTTGGAGCGTTTCTTATTTGATGCCAAAAAACAATATGATTATGTTGAGAAATTGAGTGGTGGTGAGTTGAAACGTTTGTATTTGTGTACGGTTTTGATTCAGAATCCAAATTTCTTGATTCTCGATGAGCCAACCAACGATTTGGATATTGTGACCTTAAACGTTCTTGAAAGTTTCTTATTGGATTACCCAGGTTGTTTGCTTGTGGTATCGCATGACCGTTACTTTATGGACAAAATTGTTGATCACTTATTTATTTTTAGAGGTGATGGTGAAGTTGAAAACTTCCCTGGGAACTACTCTGATTTTAGAGCGTATGAAGACAGTGCTGAAGTAGCGCAAAAAGAAGACAACAAAGCCGAAAAGAAAGAATGGAAACAAAAAAATCCAACTGGAAATCTAACTTTCAATGAGCAAAAAGAATTTCAGAAGATAGAAAAAGAGATCAAAGATCTTGAAGAGCAAAAAGGTAAAATTGAGTTACTGTTCTCAGAAGGAAAAGTAGCCGAAGCAGATATCGAAAAGAAAGGAAACGAATTGCAAAACCTCATCAATAAAATGGAAGCCAAAGAAGAACGTTGGTTCGAATTGAGTGCTAAGATGGAGGGATAA
- a CDS encoding glycosyltransferase family 2 protein: protein MQLSVIILNYNVRYFLELCLTSVQCAIEGLDAEIIVVDNNSEDDSCAMVKKRFPTVKLIENKENSGFPKGNNIGVDQAKGEFICILNPDTVVAEDTFTKVLAFAKRQKNLGIVGVKLIDGAGNFLPESKRGVPTPWVAFTKIAALYKLFPTVPAFGRYYASHLTANQTGEVAILVGAFMVMKRQLYLDIGGFDEDCFMYSDDIDLSYMALKSGKSNFYFHETTVIHYKGESTIKDGTYMKRFQEAMNFFYKKHFKVSILFSVFMKIGILFFSFVKMFQGKSKPKKEKEKYVFLSKNKDIVPLLSKTVGHDVIFNAVGLQDFTTIAIENNNSTTEFLLDNEFLSFKDCIAFMELLKTDNFTFKIQPKNSNFLIGSDNSNERGMVLKVEDKLHNSE from the coding sequence ATGCAGTTATCCGTCATCATACTCAATTACAACGTCCGCTATTTTTTGGAGCTCTGCCTCACGAGTGTGCAATGCGCAATCGAAGGGCTTGATGCAGAGATAATTGTGGTCGATAATAATTCGGAAGACGATAGTTGTGCAATGGTCAAAAAGCGTTTTCCTACGGTTAAATTAATTGAGAACAAGGAGAATTCCGGTTTCCCAAAAGGAAATAACATTGGGGTAGACCAAGCAAAGGGCGAGTTTATTTGTATTTTGAATCCAGATACCGTTGTAGCCGAAGATACTTTTACAAAGGTTTTGGCATTCGCCAAAAGGCAAAAAAATCTAGGCATCGTGGGCGTGAAGCTCATTGATGGAGCGGGGAACTTCTTGCCCGAGAGCAAGCGTGGTGTTCCTACGCCCTGGGTTGCTTTTACAAAAATTGCAGCCTTGTACAAGTTGTTTCCAACCGTTCCCGCATTTGGACGCTATTATGCTAGCCATTTAACAGCAAACCAAACGGGTGAAGTTGCTATTCTAGTAGGTGCCTTTATGGTCATGAAGCGTCAGTTGTATCTCGATATTGGTGGGTTTGACGAGGATTGCTTCATGTACTCAGACGATATTGACTTGTCGTACATGGCTTTGAAAAGTGGGAAATCTAACTTTTATTTTCATGAAACTACGGTTATACATTATAAAGGCGAAAGCACAATTAAGGACGGAACTTATATGAAGCGCTTTCAAGAGGCGATGAATTTTTTCTATAAAAAACATTTTAAGGTTTCTATATTGTTTTCGGTATTTATGAAAATCGGAATCTTATTCTTTTCTTTTGTAAAAATGTTTCAAGGCAAATCCAAGCCGAAAAAAGAAAAAGAGAAATACGTTTTCCTTTCGAAAAATAAAGACATAGTTCCACTACTATCAAAAACGGTTGGGCATGACGTTATTTTTAATGCCGTCGGTCTTCAAGATTTTACCACAATTGCAATTGAAAACAATAATAGTACGACCGAATTCTTGCTGGATAACGAATTTTTAAGTTTTAAAGATTGTATAGCTTTTATGGAATTGTTAAAAACTGATAATTTTACCTTTAAAATACAACCGAAAAATAGCAATTTCTTAATAGGGAGTGACAATTCTAACGAAAGAGGAATGGTGTTAAAGGTTGAGGATAAATTACATAATAGCGAATAA